In Clostridium sp., one DNA window encodes the following:
- the nifJ gene encoding pyruvate:ferredoxin (flavodoxin) oxidoreductase — translation MTKKMKTMDGNGAAAYASYAFTEVAAIYPITPSTPMAEAVDEWSSQGKRNIFGDTVKISEMQSEAGAAGAVHGSLCAGALTTTYTASQGLLLMIPNMYKIAGEHLPAVFHVSARAVATHALSIFGDHQDVMACRQTGFALLASSNVQEAMDMGFVAHLSAIKSRVPFLHFFDGFRTSHEYQKIDVIDYDDVKKLVDYEALNEFRGRALNPEHPTVKGTAQNPDIYFQGREVSNRFYEKVPDIVDQYMKEINNITGRNYKPFEYYGEKNAENIIVAMGSVCDTIEETVDYLSEKGEKVGCIKVHLYRPFSTKYFMDVLPDTVKKISVLDRTKEPGSIGEPLYLDVCKLFYEMKNRPQIFAGRYGLGSKDTTPSHILSVFNNMKSENPKKHFTIGIIDDVTNMSLEEGEHIETTPQGTISCKFWGLGSDGTVGANKSAVKIIGDNTNLYAQAYFSYDSKKSGGTTVSHLRFGKNPIKSPYLVTSADYVACHNRSFIYNYDILKGLKKGGTFLLNCHWNEDELEDKLPISMKKYIAENNIDFYIIDGVKIAREIGLGGRINMIMQAAFFKLAKVIPIDEAVTYLKDSIEKTYGRKGEKIVEMNKMAVDRGLDAVVKVNVPESWKNAQEGWEGDNRNVDIPEFVRNIQIPMAKNEGDDLPVSSFLNMEDGTYPVGTTAYEKRGIAVMVPEWQMDKCIQCNQCSYVCPHATIRSFLLNDEEVKNAPAAFKSKKAAGKGLENLNFKIQVSPMDCTGCGNCADVCPAPGKAIVMKPWEEQVDVESQNWDYALSLSKKEDLINRNTLKGSQFITPLLEFNGACPGCGETPYIRLLTQLFGERMMIANATGCSSIWAASAPSIAYTKNSEGKGPSWGNSLFEDNAEYGYGMFLAVKYMRERIRKLMLNYIESSRESSKENNLVQSFNEWINTMEDGSLSKVSSQKVVKSILDFKDYSDNAILKEILAKKDFLVKKSQWIIGGDGWAYDIGFGGVDHVLASGDDVNLFVMDTEVYSNTGGQSSKSTQTGAIAKFAAMGKNTKKKDLGLMAMSYGYVYVAQIALGANMNHALKAIKEAENYRGPSLIIAYAPCINHGIKTGMGTSIAQEKKAVDAGYWHLYRFDPQLKLEGKNPFVLDSKEPKTSFRDHIEGEIRYSSLRKVLPQKADQLYAMAEKNAKDRYDIYKKLSEIDYQDQVKR, via the coding sequence ATGACAAAAAAAATGAAAACCATGGATGGAAATGGGGCTGCGGCCTATGCATCCTATGCATTTACAGAAGTTGCCGCCATATACCCAATTACCCCGTCTACTCCTATGGCCGAAGCAGTGGATGAGTGGTCTTCACAGGGAAAAAGAAATATATTCGGAGATACAGTCAAAATCAGTGAAATGCAGTCAGAAGCAGGAGCTGCCGGGGCAGTACACGGTTCACTTTGTGCCGGAGCCCTTACTACTACATATACTGCATCACAGGGACTTCTTCTTATGATCCCTAATATGTATAAAATAGCAGGAGAACATCTGCCGGCTGTTTTTCATGTTAGTGCCCGTGCAGTTGCAACTCATGCACTTTCAATATTTGGGGATCATCAGGATGTTATGGCCTGCAGGCAGACCGGATTTGCGCTTTTGGCATCCTCAAATGTCCAGGAAGCCATGGATATGGGATTTGTAGCTCATTTAAGCGCTATAAAATCGAGAGTACCATTTCTTCACTTTTTCGACGGATTCAGAACTTCACATGAGTATCAGAAAATAGATGTTATCGACTATGATGATGTAAAAAAGCTTGTTGATTATGAGGCACTGAATGAGTTCAGAGGCAGGGCCTTGAATCCTGAACATCCAACTGTCAAGGGAACAGCCCAAAACCCGGACATATATTTTCAAGGGAGAGAAGTATCCAACAGATTCTATGAAAAAGTACCCGATATAGTAGATCAATATATGAAGGAAATAAACAATATAACGGGTAGAAACTATAAGCCTTTTGAGTACTATGGAGAAAAAAATGCAGAAAATATAATAGTAGCTATGGGATCTGTGTGCGATACAATCGAGGAAACAGTAGATTACCTTTCCGAAAAAGGAGAAAAGGTAGGTTGTATAAAGGTACATCTCTATAGACCGTTCTCAACTAAATACTTTATGGATGTGCTTCCGGATACAGTAAAGAAAATATCCGTTCTGGATAGAACGAAGGAACCTGGATCAATTGGAGAACCTCTGTATCTTGATGTATGCAAGTTATTCTACGAAATGAAAAACAGGCCTCAGATATTTGCAGGAAGATATGGACTGGGTTCAAAAGATACTACTCCTTCTCATATACTGTCCGTATTCAACAATATGAAATCAGAGAATCCCAAAAAGCATTTTACAATAGGTATAATAGATGATGTAACAAACATGTCCCTTGAGGAAGGGGAACATATTGAAACTACTCCTCAGGGTACTATAAGCTGTAAATTCTGGGGACTTGGTTCAGATGGAACTGTAGGTGCGAACAAATCAGCAGTAAAGATAATTGGAGACAACACGAATTTGTATGCTCAGGCTTACTTTTCCTATGACAGTAAAAAATCCGGAGGAACTACGGTATCACATTTGAGATTTGGTAAAAATCCTATAAAATCGCCATATCTTGTAACCAGTGCAGATTATGTTGCATGTCATAACAGATCATTCATATATAATTATGATATTTTAAAAGGTCTGAAAAAGGGTGGTACATTTCTCCTCAATTGCCACTGGAATGAGGATGAACTGGAAGATAAACTCCCAATTTCAATGAAAAAGTATATTGCAGAGAACAATATAGATTTTTATATAATAGATGGAGTGAAGATAGCCAGGGAAATAGGACTCGGAGGGAGAATAAACATGATAATGCAGGCTGCATTTTTCAAGCTCGCAAAAGTGATTCCAATAGATGAAGCCGTAACATACCTGAAGGATTCAATAGAAAAAACCTATGGCAGAAAAGGTGAAAAAATAGTTGAGATGAATAAAATGGCTGTAGACAGGGGACTGGATGCAGTTGTAAAAGTAAATGTACCTGAAAGCTGGAAAAATGCACAAGAAGGGTGGGAAGGTGATAATAGGAATGTAGATATACCTGAATTTGTAAGGAATATCCAGATACCTATGGCCAAAAATGAAGGGGATGACTTGCCAGTAAGTTCATTTTTGAATATGGAGGATGGTACCTATCCTGTTGGAACTACTGCCTATGAAAAGAGAGGAATAGCTGTGATGGTTCCTGAATGGCAGATGGATAAGTGCATACAGTGCAATCAATGTTCCTATGTTTGCCCGCATGCTACTATAAGATCATTTTTACTGAACGACGAGGAAGTAAAGAATGCTCCAGCTGCTTTCAAAAGCAAAAAGGCAGCTGGAAAGGGACTGGAAAATTTGAATTTCAAGATACAGGTAAGTCCTATGGACTGTACTGGATGTGGAAATTGTGCAGATGTATGTCCTGCACCAGGCAAGGCAATTGTCATGAAGCCATGGGAGGAACAAGTGGATGTGGAATCTCAGAACTGGGATTATGCATTGAGCCTGTCAAAAAAGGAAGATCTGATAAACAGAAATACCTTAAAGGGAAGCCAGTTTATAACACCGCTTCTTGAGTTCAACGGTGCATGTCCTGGTTGTGGAGAAACTCCATATATAAGACTTCTTACACAGCTGTTTGGTGAAAGAATGATGATTGCAAATGCAACAGGATGTTCTTCCATATGGGCGGCAAGTGCACCTTCAATAGCATATACAAAAAATAGTGAAGGGAAGGGACCTTCCTGGGGAAATTCACTATTTGAAGATAATGCCGAATATGGTTATGGAATGTTTCTTGCTGTAAAGTATATGAGAGAGAGAATAAGAAAACTTATGCTCAATTATATTGAAAGCTCAAGAGAAAGCAGCAAAGAAAATAATTTGGTTCAGTCATTCAATGAATGGATAAATACAATGGAAGACGGAAGCTTGTCTAAGGTATCCTCACAGAAAGTTGTGAAATCTATTCTGGATTTTAAAGATTACTCCGACAATGCTATATTAAAGGAAATACTTGCAAAAAAAGATTTTCTTGTTAAAAAGTCGCAGTGGATAATAGGAGGAGATGGATGGGCTTATGATATTGGATTTGGAGGAGTGGACCATGTCCTTGCTTCAGGAGATGATGTAAACCTGTTTGTAATGGATACTGAAGTTTATTCAAATACAGGAGGTCAATCCTCAAAGTCCACTCAGACAGGGGCAATAGCAAAATTTGCTGCAATGGGTAAAAACACGAAGAAAAAAGATCTTGGACTTATGGCAATGAGTTATGGATATGTGTATGTAGCCCAGATTGCACTTGGAGCCAATATGAATCATGCATTGAAGGCAATAAAGGAGGCTGAAAATTATAGGGGACCATCGCTTATAATAGCATATGCACCGTGTATAAATCATGGTATAAAGACAGGTATGGGAACAAGTATAGCCCAGGAGAAAAAGGCGGTAGATGCAGGATATTGGCATCTTTATAGATTTGACCCCCAGTTGAAGCTTGAAGGAAAGAATCCATTTGTTTTAGATTCAAAAGAACCGAAAACTTCTTTTAGAGATCATATAGAAGGTGAGATAAGGTATTCTTCACTTAGAAAAGTACTGCCGCAAAAAGCTGATCAGTTGTATGCAATGGCTGAGAAAAATGCAAAAGACAGGTACGATATATATAAAAAATTATCGGAAATAGATTATCAGGATCAGGTTAAAAGATAG
- a CDS encoding DUF3787 domain-containing protein, with protein MLDNRKSNKKIPIENHETAAWANMKKAKPVSNVPIGDEFNASNAKDWVDENEK; from the coding sequence ATGTTAGATAACAGAAAATCCAATAAAAAAATACCTATTGAAAATCATGAAACTGCTGCCTGGGCAAACATGAAAAAAGCAAAGCCTGTATCAAATGTACCTATCGGAGACGAATTTAATGCGTCCAATGCAAAAGACTGGGTAGACGAAAACGAAAAGTAA
- the metE gene encoding 5-methyltetrahydropteroyltriglutamate--homocysteine S-methyltransferase, with product MKKSTVVGYPRLGVNRELKFAVESYFKGNTDSNELFSTASQLRKQYWTKQKESGIDIIPSNDFSYYDNMLDMAYLLNIIPKRYLELELSPLDTYFSMARGYQSDSKDVKALPMKKWFNTNYHYIVPEIDDDINFKLNDTKPFDLYREAKNIGIETKPVIIGIFTFLKLSYLKTDKKFGELLDKLADVYIDILDRFQEQNIDCLQIDEPILVTDLTENDINLFKNVYNKILNKDYKFDVFLQTYFGDIRDIYKDLGNLKFDGIGLDLIEGKENLELIEKYGFPKDKILLAGIVNGKNVWRNDYNKSINIIKRISRYVNSDKIYISTSCSLLHVPYTVTQEGNLNDKNIKNLDTAKGTLDNLVNLSEYIESLAFADEKLTELSELKNLLDCSNYEHENIYIKNQEILKRKETNPLCHNEKIRQRIKNLKPEDFVRKDNLEHRREIQNNILKLPLLPTTTIGSFPQTHEIKKLRKDLRENTITQEKYENEIKEKIEAVIKLQENIGLDVLVHGEYERADMVEYFGRLLDGFLFTQNGWVQSYGTRAVKPPIIYGDIQRTSPMTVRWIKFAQSKTDKPVKGMLTGPVTILNWSFPREDLELKQIAYQIGLAIGEEVLDLEAAGIKVIQIDEPALREKLPLKSEDIHKKYMDWAIPAFHLTNSKVKSETQIHTHMCYSEFSNIINEIKDMDADVYSIEAARSDFSILDFLKNNNFKSQVGPGIYDIHSPRVPSKEELENSINIMLTKIAPDKLWINPDCGLKTRGNDEAEKSLINMVAAAKSVREKL from the coding sequence ATGAAAAAATCAACCGTTGTAGGTTACCCCAGGCTAGGTGTTAACCGTGAATTAAAATTTGCAGTAGAATCATATTTCAAAGGAAATACAGATTCCAATGAGCTATTTTCTACTGCCAGCCAGCTGCGTAAGCAATACTGGACCAAGCAAAAAGAAAGTGGAATAGATATTATTCCATCAAATGACTTTTCTTATTATGACAATATGCTTGATATGGCATATCTCTTGAATATCATACCAAAAAGATATCTGGAACTGGAACTTTCACCCCTTGATACATATTTCTCAATGGCAAGAGGTTATCAGAGCGACTCCAAGGATGTAAAAGCACTACCCATGAAAAAATGGTTCAATACAAATTATCACTATATCGTACCTGAAATAGATGATGATATCAATTTTAAACTAAACGATACAAAACCTTTTGATCTCTATAGAGAGGCAAAAAACATCGGTATTGAAACCAAACCAGTAATAATAGGTATTTTTACTTTCCTTAAACTTTCATATTTAAAAACCGATAAAAAATTTGGAGAACTTCTCGATAAGCTTGCAGATGTATATATAGATATATTGGACAGATTTCAAGAGCAAAATATCGATTGTCTGCAAATTGATGAACCAATTTTAGTAACCGATCTGACAGAAAATGATATAAATTTATTTAAAAATGTATACAATAAAATTTTAAATAAAGATTATAAATTCGATGTATTTTTACAGACCTATTTTGGTGATATAAGAGATATATACAAGGATTTGGGAAATCTCAAATTCGACGGTATAGGTCTGGATCTTATTGAAGGTAAGGAAAATTTGGAGCTTATAGAAAAGTACGGCTTTCCGAAGGATAAAATTTTATTGGCAGGCATTGTCAATGGAAAAAATGTATGGAGAAATGACTATAATAAAAGTATCAATATAATTAAGCGTATAAGCAGATATGTGAATTCTGATAAAATTTATATAAGTACTTCCTGTTCCCTTCTTCATGTACCTTATACAGTTACTCAAGAAGGCAACCTGAATGACAAAAATATAAAAAATCTTGATACTGCAAAGGGAACCTTGGACAACCTCGTAAACTTGTCAGAATATATAGAAAGTCTGGCCTTTGCAGATGAAAAATTGACTGAACTCTCGGAGTTAAAAAATCTACTCGATTGCAGCAACTATGAACACGAAAATATCTATATAAAAAATCAGGAAATATTGAAAAGAAAAGAAACTAATCCTCTGTGCCATAATGAAAAAATCAGACAGAGAATCAAAAACTTAAAGCCGGAGGATTTTGTAAGAAAGGATAATCTCGAACATAGAAGGGAAATACAGAACAATATTCTTAAATTACCGCTACTTCCTACAACCACTATAGGTTCCTTCCCACAAACTCATGAAATTAAAAAGTTGAGAAAGGATTTAAGGGAAAATACTATTACACAGGAAAAGTATGAAAATGAAATCAAGGAAAAAATTGAAGCTGTAATTAAACTTCAAGAAAATATAGGACTGGACGTATTGGTTCACGGTGAATATGAAAGAGCAGACATGGTTGAATACTTCGGCAGATTACTTGATGGCTTTTTATTTACACAGAATGGATGGGTACAATCCTATGGAACAAGAGCAGTAAAACCACCTATAATCTACGGTGATATACAGCGTACATCTCCTATGACAGTCAGATGGATAAAATTTGCTCAGAGCAAAACAGACAAACCTGTTAAAGGAATGTTAACAGGACCTGTTACAATTTTAAATTGGTCCTTTCCAAGAGAAGACCTGGAATTAAAACAGATAGCATATCAAATAGGACTTGCAATTGGAGAAGAAGTGCTGGATCTTGAAGCTGCCGGTATAAAGGTAATACAGATTGATGAACCTGCATTAAGGGAGAAACTTCCTTTAAAGTCCGAGGATATTCATAAAAAATATATGGATTGGGCGATACCTGCTTTCCATTTAACTAACTCAAAAGTTAAAAGTGAAACACAGATCCACACACATATGTGTTACAGTGAATTTTCAAATATAATAAATGAAATCAAAGATATGGATGCAGATGTATATTCCATAGAAGCTGCTCGTTCAGATTTCTCAATACTTGATTTTCTAAAAAATAATAATTTCAAATCTCAAGTAGGGCCTGGAATATATGATATACACTCTCCAAGAGTACCTTCGAAGGAAGAACTTGAGAACTCAATAAATATAATGCTCACTAAAATTGCTCCTGACAAACTTTGGATTAATCCTGACTGCGGCTTAAAAACAAGAGGTAATGATGAAGCTGAAAAAAGTTTGATAAACATGGTAGCTGCCGCAAAATCAGTCAGAGAAAAACTTTAA
- the uppS gene encoding polyprenyl diphosphate synthase, which translates to MKIPNHIGIIPDGNRRWAVKNGMSKEKGYECGLKPGVELFRLCKKLGIHEITYYGFTVDNTKRPKIQTEAFTEACIAAVDILSKENASLLVVGNSNSPMFPDELRPYVNNRTNLGTGGIKVNFLVNYGWDWDLSNLVNSNNAGSKNRSSIIDNLNSCDISRIDLIIRWGSRRRLSGFLPVQSVYSDFYVVDTYWPDFKPSNLTDALKWYATQDTTLGG; encoded by the coding sequence ATGAAAATTCCAAATCATATAGGAATAATTCCAGATGGAAATAGGCGCTGGGCAGTAAAAAACGGCATGAGTAAAGAAAAGGGCTATGAATGCGGATTAAAGCCTGGAGTTGAATTATTCAGGCTGTGCAAAAAATTGGGCATTCATGAAATTACCTATTATGGTTTCACTGTAGACAACACCAAGAGGCCAAAAATACAGACGGAAGCCTTTACCGAAGCCTGTATCGCTGCAGTAGACATATTATCCAAAGAAAATGCTTCACTTTTAGTTGTCGGTAATTCAAATTCACCTATGTTTCCGGATGAACTACGCCCTTATGTCAATAACAGAACGAATTTAGGCACCGGAGGTATTAAAGTTAATTTCCTTGTGAATTACGGATGGGACTGGGACTTAAGTAATTTAGTCAATTCAAATAACGCAGGCTCAAAAAATAGATCTTCTATTATAGATAATTTAAATTCCTGTGATATATCAAGAATAGATCTTATAATACGTTGGGGAAGCAGAAGACGCTTGAGCGGATTCCTTCCTGTACAGTCAGTTTATTCCGATTTTTACGTAGTTGATACCTACTGGCCGGATTTTAAACCATCAAATCTTACAGATGCATTAAAGTGGTATGCTACTCAGGATACAACCTTAGGCGGCTAG
- a CDS encoding ABC transporter permease → MIDNLKEHQLYIKSIRTKKRKILICRTLILICFFALWEIAGDLKWIDPFLTSTPSRMWKNLIKLYMEGSMFEHIGITCIETILGFLISTILGALIAVLLWLSDFVSEVLDPYLVVLNALPKIALAPIIIFWVGNGISAIIMVAVLISIVVTILNVLNAFKEVDRDKIRLLKTFGASKFQILMHLVMPASIPALISTLKINVGLSWVGVIMGEFLVAKEGLGFLIIFGGQISQLDTVMLSIIILSVLAYIMYKLVEAAEKKVKKRLLH, encoded by the coding sequence ATGATAGACAATTTGAAAGAACATCAGCTGTATATAAAAAGTATACGCACTAAGAAAAGGAAAATACTTATATGTAGAACTTTGATTTTAATATGTTTCTTTGCTCTATGGGAAATAGCCGGTGACTTGAAATGGATAGATCCCTTTCTGACAAGTACCCCCTCTAGAATGTGGAAAAACCTGATAAAACTATATATGGAAGGTTCCATGTTTGAACATATAGGTATAACCTGTATCGAAACCATACTTGGATTCCTGATAAGTACAATCCTTGGTGCTTTAATTGCAGTACTTCTGTGGCTGTCTGACTTCGTATCCGAAGTACTTGATCCATACCTTGTTGTACTGAATGCACTTCCTAAAATAGCCCTGGCACCGATAATAATATTCTGGGTAGGCAACGGAATATCGGCTATTATCATGGTAGCCGTACTTATTTCCATAGTAGTGACTATACTGAATGTACTAAATGCCTTTAAAGAAGTTGACAGGGACAAAATAAGATTGTTAAAAACCTTTGGTGCCTCAAAGTTTCAGATTTTGATGCATCTTGTAATGCCCGCCTCAATTCCTGCGCTGATATCTACACTGAAAATAAATGTGGGACTTTCCTGGGTAGGAGTAATTATGGGCGAATTCCTTGTAGCAAAGGAAGGCCTTGGTTTTCTCATAATATTTGGAGGACAAATATCACAATTAGATACGGTAATGCTGAGTATAATAATATTGTCCGTGTTAGCTTATATCATGTACAAACTTGTGGAAGCTGCTGAAAAAAAAGTTAAGAAAAGACTTTTGCATTGA
- a CDS encoding ABC transporter ATP-binding protein gives MDKLTVKDIYMNYHSPKGSTEALKDICLSVKEGEFLSIVGPSGCGKTTLLNIIAGLIKPSYGNIYIDNEKITSASAKMGYMFQRDQLFEWSTVWDNITLGIKIQHKSIDLYKNKITSLLKNYGLIDFVNYYPEELSGGMRQKVALIRTLALSPEVLLLDEPFSALDYQTRLNISDEIFKILKKEGKTVIMVTHDIAEAISMSNRILVLSNRPARVKKIFDITFDQSYTSPLKCREDPEFRIYFNKIWKELNI, from the coding sequence TTGGATAAATTAACAGTAAAAGATATATATATGAACTACCATTCACCAAAAGGTTCTACAGAAGCTTTGAAGGATATATGCCTTTCCGTAAAGGAAGGTGAATTTTTAAGTATAGTTGGACCTTCCGGCTGTGGTAAAACTACTCTTTTAAATATAATTGCAGGTCTCATAAAACCTTCCTATGGAAATATATATATAGACAATGAAAAGATAACTTCCGCTTCTGCTAAAATGGGATATATGTTTCAAAGGGACCAGCTCTTTGAGTGGTCAACTGTCTGGGACAACATAACATTAGGTATAAAAATACAACATAAGTCCATCGATTTATATAAGAATAAGATAACTTCACTACTAAAGAACTATGGCCTTATAGACTTCGTAAACTACTATCCCGAAGAGCTATCCGGCGGAATGAGGCAGAAAGTGGCTCTAATAAGAACCCTGGCTCTAAGCCCTGAAGTTCTTCTCCTTGACGAGCCTTTTTCAGCACTTGATTATCAGACAAGACTCAATATAAGCGATGAGATATTTAAAATACTAAAAAAGGAAGGTAAAACAGTTATAATGGTAACTCATGATATTGCCGAGGCAATTTCCATGTCAAATAGAATTCTGGTACTTTCTAACAGACCTGCCAGAGTAAAAAAGATATTTGATATAACCTTTGATCAATCTTATACCTCTCCTTTAAAATGCAGAGAAGATCCTGAATTCAGAATATACTTCAACAAAATTTGGAAGGAGTTGAATATATGA